A single genomic interval of Lewinellaceae bacterium harbors:
- the folP gene encoding dihydropteroate synthase has translation MIPYRKTWNVAGTVLDFSTPRIMGILNITEDSFYDGGLYQDEAGFKNKVLQMVEEGADILDLGAMSSRPGAIELPVETEIERLLQALRWMRELGIDCFISVDTYRADVLRAALDHGAHICNDISGGLLDSGLWGVLAEYKVPYILMHMAGQPQNMQNAPHYQDVTNDILQFFITRINALHGLGIYDILVDPGFGFGKTIEHNYTILQDLNAFHLTNKPILVGISRKSMIYRPLKTTPDVVLPGTSALHFAALERGADVLRVHDVAAARQVITVFEQLKTG, from the coding sequence ATGATTCCATATCGTAAGACCTGGAATGTCGCGGGTACGGTACTGGATTTCTCAACGCCGCGAATCATGGGTATTCTGAACATCACCGAAGATTCATTTTACGATGGCGGGCTCTACCAGGATGAGGCAGGTTTCAAAAACAAGGTTCTCCAAATGGTGGAGGAAGGAGCTGATATCCTCGATCTGGGCGCCATGTCTTCCCGTCCCGGTGCCATCGAATTGCCCGTCGAAACGGAGATCGAACGCCTGTTACAGGCTCTGAGGTGGATGCGCGAACTGGGCATTGATTGTTTCATTTCCGTAGACACCTATCGTGCAGACGTTCTGCGGGCCGCGCTGGATCATGGGGCACACATCTGTAACGACATCAGCGGTGGACTGTTGGATAGCGGCCTGTGGGGTGTGCTGGCAGAATACAAAGTCCCTTACATTTTAATGCATATGGCCGGGCAGCCGCAAAACATGCAAAATGCCCCTCATTACCAGGATGTAACCAATGACATCCTACAGTTTTTCATTACCAGGATCAATGCGCTTCATGGACTTGGGATATACGATATCCTGGTCGATCCGGGATTTGGATTTGGCAAGACCATTGAGCACAATTATACCATTTTGCAGGACTTGAATGCCTTTCATCTCACCAACAAGCCCATTTTAGTGGGCATCTCGAGAAAATCCATGATCTACCGGCCGTTGAAGACCACCCCAGATGTTGTTTTGCCGGGAACATCAGCGCTCCATTTTGCCGCTCTGGAACGAGGAGCGGATGTTTTGCGCGTGCATGATGTAGCTGCCGCCCGCCAGGTAATCACTGTGTTTGAGCAACTTAAAACAGGCTAA
- a CDS encoding translocation/assembly module TamB, translated as MNAAPEPYRKNRKWVRVLSGLLLILVLVPVFLTVAIQIPVVQNWAKNKVTNYASGRLGVEVRLDQVDLDIFQHIYLNGLYVASPYSGQDTLLTVSKFRVDLAAGLFSLLRQNLQIEDVQLQKLKATIIIDSTSNSFSKLMEKWNSVQVQNQDTTAGKPSSFKLSVHGIDCSDCEVKMVNHFNFSTQTFAFSDLALDAKTIDLKENEFEFKSFKATKPYVFIEKYGTGPDVVETEGLPPVFTDTLAKKPAQFRIDHVILNEGHFQLEDRRYGPDGGGGIDYHHMDVTEIELDADDLSIADLDFTGTLNQLTAKSTGGFMIRQLSCPQVSVTSKKVDLPGFQLQTGKSLIQDTLRFYYQEYPDWLSFVDRVRMDFQIGRSSLGLEDLIYFAPALGNVSFFNDNKQETVDISGRVQGPVSHLNADNLDLQIQNLFALSGDVSSRNIQESERTLLNVKLEKLQTQMSTIRKLFRGMQLPAEFDKLATLNFTGRFDGYYQDFVAYGALTTALGRAEMDMRLNATRGRDAAEYSGQLQLIDFDLGKWVGQSDLGKVSLSAEVKDGKGLRKENLDALIDANVSSLVFRGYQYRNAIMKGRLQRNRFDGDFSIADANIDLSFNGLVDFSDTIPDLVFNARIERLSTLPLHLTKAEMDISGGLRMNIRGIDPNRFVGEVVAENLLIEKSFTENYALRQLKIQARNQNNLRFLTVDSDLGSGSMQGDFQLTKTIPFLKKSFNQYYPDYGAKFGWDSVQVTEIPTFFTMDFQLVDAKTWFNLFDLPIRNVHNASINTHFDNRNGTFTSRVQVPSLDWDKSSFQNIAFTWNGTPDSTEFKLQLDSSHLSPTVPLDYLYVNGRIENNRTHFQVQTADLVRVLDGINISGEFEPSAKGYDIWLNPQGLTLFGTPWELSKDNHIFLGNREIALDNFILSSKRQSIELRNEGPQGLIADIKSFPVGWIDSIWVYDKLNFGGKADLYFSMKNIFEWKDLNVKGEMDSLQINGDPYGQVFLSISQATTADAYAAFLKIEDTDKRLSLSGFMHPKSPSNPEMTVDLKGTITKYPLKIGEYFLAGSIAETTGTMDGDITITGPVSKMNMLGTAKIRQGETKIVYLGTKYYMYDQTVNIRENIFDFTGMQLSDALGNRATATGGIEHDHLKNFRLNARILSPKIMALNTTKQDNNLYYGKAIGRLDCTFRGPFNAVDIYVNASTGAGTILSVPISYATTTSSDDFITFVSFDSTQNSAPNRTVSREGLDFRMDLAVTEEAEINIIFDEAKGDVIRGKGTANLQIEMARSGQFEMRGLYEISQGNYLFTYGVINKPFIVYRGGTIRWTGDPYAAEINLDAEYRGLQANMANFLAEYANQISSTNSYNINTPVQLILHLTGDLLHPNISFDLGFPELTGELKSYADAKLNVLKSDPNALNNQVLSLFLFGNFLPSNNITLSNQFFSNSGANTLSQWVSNQLSIFLTDLISEAVSDYGFISGVDFDVNWNLYSQLNTSAERAITQGGSEVQLHFRNRLFNDRLALNFGANFVNDSPINGTYIAGDFSLEYYITKDRRLALRLYQRPEETIEGRRNKFGMGLTYRKEFDNIFDFKKHLSEDIGKAVGSDKSSF; from the coding sequence ATGAATGCTGCGCCGGAGCCATATCGGAAGAATCGCAAATGGGTACGTGTACTCAGTGGGCTTCTTTTGATTCTGGTGCTGGTCCCGGTATTTCTTACCGTAGCAATCCAAATTCCGGTTGTTCAGAATTGGGCTAAAAATAAGGTGACGAATTATGCTTCAGGCCGGCTGGGCGTGGAGGTCCGACTTGACCAGGTTGATCTTGATATTTTTCAGCACATCTATCTCAACGGATTGTATGTAGCATCGCCTTATTCTGGCCAGGATACATTACTCACCGTAAGTAAATTCCGCGTGGATCTGGCAGCCGGGCTTTTTTCACTGTTACGGCAAAATTTGCAGATTGAAGATGTCCAGTTGCAAAAACTGAAAGCGACCATCATCATTGACTCCACCAGTAACAGCTTCTCCAAACTGATGGAGAAATGGAATTCGGTACAAGTTCAAAACCAGGATACTACGGCGGGAAAGCCTTCTTCCTTTAAACTTTCAGTACATGGCATAGATTGTTCGGATTGTGAGGTGAAGATGGTCAACCATTTCAATTTCAGTACCCAGACATTTGCATTTTCTGATCTGGCCCTGGATGCGAAGACCATTGACCTTAAGGAGAATGAATTTGAGTTCAAGTCATTCAAGGCAACCAAACCCTATGTCTTCATTGAAAAATACGGTACGGGACCAGATGTCGTGGAGACAGAAGGTTTGCCTCCAGTGTTCACGGATACACTTGCCAAAAAACCAGCTCAGTTCAGGATTGATCATGTGATCTTAAATGAGGGTCACTTTCAATTGGAAGACCGTCGCTATGGACCTGATGGGGGCGGGGGTATTGACTACCACCATATGGATGTAACCGAAATTGAACTGGATGCGGATGACTTATCCATCGCCGACCTGGATTTTACGGGAACATTAAACCAACTGACTGCCAAAAGTACCGGAGGTTTTATGATCAGGCAGCTGTCCTGTCCACAGGTCTCCGTTACCTCTAAAAAGGTAGATTTGCCTGGGTTTCAACTGCAAACCGGGAAAAGCCTTATTCAGGATACACTTCGGTTTTATTACCAGGAATATCCGGACTGGTTAAGTTTTGTTGACCGGGTGCGTATGGATTTCCAGATAGGAAGGTCATCACTTGGACTCGAAGACCTTATTTACTTTGCCCCGGCACTTGGCAATGTTTCTTTTTTCAATGACAACAAACAGGAGACCGTAGATATCTCGGGTCGTGTTCAGGGACCGGTGTCCCATTTGAATGCGGACAATCTGGATCTGCAAATTCAGAACCTTTTTGCACTGAGCGGAGATGTTTCTTCCCGCAATATCCAGGAAAGTGAACGTACACTGCTCAATGTGAAACTGGAAAAGCTGCAAACCCAGATGTCTACCATTCGCAAACTGTTCAGGGGAATGCAACTGCCTGCTGAATTTGATAAGCTGGCCACGCTTAACTTTACGGGTCGTTTTGATGGCTACTACCAGGATTTCGTGGCCTATGGGGCGCTAACCACCGCATTGGGTAGGGCAGAAATGGATATGAGACTGAATGCGACCCGGGGCAGGGATGCCGCCGAATATTCCGGGCAACTTCAGTTGATTGACTTTGATCTGGGAAAGTGGGTAGGTCAGTCTGACCTGGGGAAGGTGAGTTTATCGGCCGAGGTAAAAGATGGGAAGGGATTGCGAAAAGAAAACCTTGATGCCCTGATTGATGCCAACGTATCCAGTCTGGTCTTTCGAGGCTATCAATACCGGAATGCGATCATGAAAGGGCGTTTGCAACGCAACCGTTTCGATGGGGATTTTTCCATCGCCGACGCCAATATAGATCTGTCTTTCAATGGTTTGGTGGACTTCAGCGACACCATACCTGATCTGGTATTCAATGCCCGCATAGAGCGCTTATCAACATTGCCACTTCATTTGACCAAAGCGGAGATGGATATCTCCGGAGGTTTGCGCATGAATATTCGCGGTATTGATCCGAACCGGTTTGTTGGGGAGGTGGTTGCAGAAAATCTTCTGATCGAGAAGAGTTTTACAGAAAATTATGCACTACGCCAGTTGAAGATCCAGGCCCGCAATCAGAACAATTTGCGTTTTTTGACCGTGGATTCTGACCTCGGCAGTGGATCCATGCAGGGCGATTTCCAGTTGACCAAAACCATTCCGTTCCTGAAAAAATCGTTTAACCAGTATTACCCGGACTACGGTGCCAAGTTTGGCTGGGATAGTGTACAGGTCACGGAAATCCCCACCTTCTTTACCATGGATTTTCAATTGGTGGACGCCAAGACCTGGTTTAATTTGTTTGATCTGCCCATTCGCAATGTCCATAACGCCAGTATCAATACCCATTTTGACAACCGGAACGGGACGTTCACTTCGCGGGTTCAGGTGCCATCGCTGGACTGGGATAAGAGTTCCTTCCAAAACATCGCCTTTACCTGGAATGGAACGCCGGATTCCACCGAATTTAAGTTACAATTGGACAGCAGCCATTTATCGCCAACAGTCCCGCTCGATTACCTGTACGTTAACGGAAGGATCGAAAATAATCGCACGCATTTCCAGGTACAAACGGCGGATCTGGTTCGGGTGCTGGATGGCATTAACATCTCGGGTGAGTTTGAACCTTCAGCCAAAGGTTATGATATCTGGTTAAATCCCCAGGGCCTGACCTTATTCGGTACCCCCTGGGAATTATCCAAAGACAACCATATCTTTCTTGGCAACCGGGAAATAGCACTGGATAATTTTATCCTCTCCTCAAAACGTCAATCCATCGAGTTACGCAATGAGGGGCCCCAGGGATTGATCGCAGACATTAAATCATTTCCGGTCGGATGGATCGACAGCATCTGGGTTTACGATAAACTGAACTTCGGTGGGAAAGCAGACCTGTATTTTTCCATGAAGAACATCTTTGAATGGAAAGATCTGAATGTCAAGGGTGAAATGGATAGTTTACAGATCAACGGAGATCCATACGGCCAGGTCTTTTTGTCCATTTCCCAGGCTACAACCGCAGATGCTTATGCCGCATTTTTGAAAATCGAGGACACCGACAAACGGCTTTCACTGAGTGGGTTTATGCATCCCAAGTCTCCGTCAAACCCTGAGATGACTGTAGACCTGAAAGGCACCATCACCAAATATCCTTTAAAGATCGGGGAGTATTTTCTGGCTGGCAGTATTGCTGAAACCACCGGTACCATGGATGGGGATATTACCATTACAGGCCCTGTGTCAAAGATGAATATGCTAGGAACTGCCAAGATCCGGCAGGGAGAGACCAAGATCGTATACCTGGGTACCAAATATTACATGTATGATCAAACCGTCAATATCCGGGAAAATATCTTTGATTTTACGGGCATGCAGCTGAGTGATGCTCTTGGGAACCGGGCCACCGCAACGGGGGGCATTGAACATGACCATCTGAAAAATTTCCGCCTGAATGCACGTATCCTCTCGCCCAAGATCATGGCTCTGAATACAACCAAGCAGGATAACAATCTCTATTACGGTAAGGCTATCGGGCGCCTGGATTGTACTTTTCGCGGGCCTTTTAATGCCGTAGATATCTATGTCAATGCTTCAACAGGTGCCGGCACAATATTAAGCGTACCGATCAGTTACGCTACCACCACCAGCAGCGATGACTTTATCACGTTCGTGTCTTTCGATTCCACGCAAAACAGTGCACCCAATCGCACGGTTTCACGGGAAGGCCTTGATTTCCGAATGGACCTGGCCGTAACGGAGGAGGCGGAAATAAACATCATTTTTGATGAGGCCAAGGGCGACGTTATTCGTGGTAAAGGTACAGCCAACCTCCAGATTGAAATGGCCCGGTCCGGACAATTTGAAATGCGCGGGCTCTATGAGATCTCCCAGGGTAACTATCTGTTTACCTATGGCGTAATCAATAAACCATTCATCGTTTACCGCGGAGGGACCATACGCTGGACCGGAGATCCTTATGCTGCCGAGATCAACCTGGATGCCGAATACCGGGGGTTGCAGGCCAATATGGCCAATTTCCTGGCTGAATATGCCAATCAGATCTCTTCTACCAATTCCTACAACATCAACACACCGGTTCAGTTGATCCTGCACCTGACCGGGGATTTGTTGCATCCGAATATCTCCTTTGATCTGGGTTTCCCTGAATTGACTGGTGAATTAAAGTCCTATGCCGACGCTAAACTGAATGTACTCAAGTCGGATCCAAACGCACTGAACAATCAGGTTTTAAGCTTATTCCTGTTTGGGAATTTCCTGCCCAGCAACAACATCACCCTCAGTAACCAGTTCTTCTCCAATTCCGGGGCGAATACCCTGAGTCAGTGGGTTTCCAATCAGTTGTCAATCTTTTTGACTGATCTGATATCCGAAGCGGTATCCGATTATGGGTTTATTTCCGGTGTTGATTTTGATGTGAACTGGAACTTATACTCCCAGCTGAATACCTCAGCCGAGCGGGCCATTACCCAGGGAGGATCTGAAGTCCAGTTGCATTTCCGCAACCGTCTGTTCAACGACCGCCTGGCCTTGAATTTCGGGGCAAATTTTGTGAATGAC